A single genomic interval of Streptococcus suis harbors:
- a CDS encoding TetR/AcrR family transcriptional regulator → MGTDNRKERTRQAILEAMVTCLESQGFNDITTTHLAQTAGISRSSFYTHYKDKYELIDSYQQGLFHKLEAIFDRYDGNRQSSFLEIFELLYREKLLSALLTHNGTQEIQNFLINKVRLLIANDLAERLGKENLSQLEKEYRSIYFSHAFFGIMQVWIKNGKQESPQFMTDFLIKMLP, encoded by the coding sequence ATGGGAACAGATAATCGGAAAGAACGAACCCGACAGGCTATTTTAGAAGCTATGGTAACCTGCCTGGAATCACAAGGATTTAATGACATTACAACCACCCACCTAGCCCAGACTGCTGGTATCAGTCGTTCCAGTTTTTATACCCACTATAAGGATAAATATGAATTGATTGACTCCTATCAACAGGGACTTTTTCACAAACTAGAGGCTATATTTGACCGTTATGATGGCAATCGCCAATCATCATTTTTAGAAATTTTCGAGTTGCTCTATCGTGAAAAATTGCTTTCTGCCCTACTTACCCATAACGGAACTCAAGAAATCCAAAATTTTCTTATCAATAAAGTCCGACTTCTTATTGCCAATGATTTAGCGGAGCGCTTAGGAAAAGAGAATTTATCACAACTGGAAAAAGAATACCGTAGTATTTATTTTTCACATGCCTTCTTCGGTATCATGCAGGTATGGATAAAAAATGGGAAACAAGAATCACCTCAATTCATGACGGATTTTCTAATCAAAATGTTACCGTAA
- a CDS encoding ABC transporter permease, giving the protein MKKYISLYLYNIKVYMMAQMSFRVDFFIGLFSSLIEQIVYLIFLNILFGNIKEIAGFNYGQMLFIYGIATVGRSIHLIFFDNLWMFGSRYIRQGEFERLLLMPVNPLFQLVCERIQPQGIGTTLIGTLALVQASNELGMEWSLGKLALLIFIAICIGLLYAAIQLGPTALAFWIVESFPLTMGIFALNQMAQYPLNIYPKIIQILLIFVFPYAFTAYFPALYFLDLSIWGLALPLVVLVLFTINYKLFRYGMTKFTSVGN; this is encoded by the coding sequence ATGAAGAAATATATCAGCCTCTATCTATATAACATCAAGGTCTACATGATGGCCCAGATGTCCTTTCGGGTGGACTTCTTCATCGGGCTTTTCTCCTCTTTGATTGAACAAATTGTCTACCTGATTTTCCTCAACATCCTCTTTGGAAATATCAAGGAAATCGCTGGTTTCAACTACGGTCAAATGCTTTTCATCTATGGAATAGCGACCGTCGGACGCTCCATTCACCTGATTTTCTTTGACAATCTCTGGATGTTTGGCAGTCGCTACATCCGACAAGGCGAATTTGAACGCCTCCTCCTCATGCCTGTGAACCCACTTTTTCAACTTGTCTGTGAACGAATTCAACCTCAAGGAATCGGAACAACTCTCATCGGTACCCTTGCACTAGTCCAGGCTTCAAATGAGCTAGGCATGGAATGGAGTCTTGGAAAACTAGCCTTACTAATCTTTATTGCCATTTGTATCGGGCTACTCTATGCAGCCATTCAACTCGGTCCAACCGCTCTAGCATTTTGGATTGTGGAATCATTTCCTTTGACTATGGGAATTTTCGCCCTCAATCAGATGGCTCAATACCCACTCAACATCTATCCAAAAATCATTCAAATCCTGCTGATTTTTGTTTTCCCTTATGCTTTTACAGCCTATTTCCCAGCCCTCTACTTCTTAGACCTATCCATATGGGGACTGGCTCTGCCACTGGTTGTCCTAGTCTTATTTACCATCAATTACAAACTCTTCCGCTATGGTATGACCAAATTCACCAGTGTTGGAAATTAA
- a CDS encoding YhgE/Pip domain-containing protein, whose amino-acid sequence MLQKVKNIFKKPMTLVTIIGVAFVPALYNISFLTSMWDPYGRLDQLPVAVVNQDQSASFQDKTLTIGDDMVDNMKESKSLDFHFVSEKDAEKGLEEGDYYMVITLPEDLSEKASSLLTNQSEPITISYQTSKGHSFVASKMGESAMEKLKTSVSETITETYTSAVFDSMGEIQSGMVEAAYGSQQLTDGASQLETGSQTLSSGLSTLSSSGQSLVTGANQLATGVVSYTDGVNQVASGSQTLSSGLMTYTNGVASLASGAEQLNANSSQLIAGVGQLQTGASQVEQLVTGANQLQAGLEQLASSTSLSAEQSSQIQALLTGLPQLQAAINQLNDSLSSIGGVAVDTSTLSSLLTEMGAQAQGLLTAAQADKTASIEALQATATYQNLTADQQAELVGALQNSPSTTMTGAQTILGQLSQLSQALSSLQSLSGMATQMTQLQSAVGQINTAANQALPGATTAIENLSSSLSQVDTALNQQVLSGTQALTSGVNQLQTQLSNGASQLMSGVTVYTAGVAQLAEGGAQLVANNSSIQSGGSQLTSGLAILATNSSQLVSGSGQLASGSQQLIAGADQLASGGQTLTNGISSLRTGSETLTNSLSSASQQLSVVSVEDKNAKAVSQPVTLEHSDKDDVKTNGVGMAPYMVSVALMVAALSANVIFVKHIDNRSYKNRWDWAKGKLLLNGIIASLAALILYGVLRLIGIEPAHPMATLGLILLASWTFMALVTALVGWNNRFGSFASLIILLLQLGSSAGTYPIELSPRFFQVIQPYLPMTYSVSGLRQTISMVGNSSHQVWMLSLFLAGFMGLGLLIYNQNNE is encoded by the coding sequence ATGTTACAAAAAGTGAAGAATATTTTCAAAAAACCAATGACTTTGGTTACCATTATTGGTGTTGCCTTTGTCCCAGCCTTATATAACATTAGTTTCCTAACCTCTATGTGGGACCCTTACGGTCGACTAGACCAGCTTCCTGTAGCAGTTGTCAATCAAGACCAGTCGGCGAGCTTTCAAGATAAAACCCTCACCATTGGTGATGACATGGTAGATAATATGAAAGAGAGCAAAAGTCTAGATTTCCACTTTGTATCAGAAAAGGATGCGGAAAAGGGCTTGGAAGAAGGGGACTACTATATGGTCATCACTCTACCAGAAGATTTATCAGAAAAAGCATCCAGTCTCTTGACGAATCAGTCTGAACCGATAACGATTTCCTATCAAACATCTAAAGGTCACAGCTTTGTCGCTTCTAAGATGGGCGAATCAGCTATGGAGAAATTAAAGACATCTGTTTCAGAGACGATTACTGAAACATATACCTCTGCCGTTTTTGACAGCATGGGAGAGATTCAATCTGGTATGGTTGAGGCAGCATATGGAAGTCAACAATTGACAGATGGTGCTAGTCAATTAGAAACCGGAAGTCAGACTCTATCATCAGGCTTATCTACCTTATCGTCATCAGGCCAATCACTGGTGACAGGAGCAAACCAATTGGCTACTGGAGTTGTGTCTTATACAGATGGAGTCAATCAGGTTGCTTCAGGAAGTCAAACACTTTCCAGTGGCTTAATGACCTACACAAATGGGGTAGCGAGTCTTGCTTCAGGTGCGGAGCAATTAAATGCCAATTCCTCTCAGCTCATCGCTGGGGTGGGACAATTGCAAACAGGAGCAAGTCAGGTTGAACAACTGGTAACAGGAGCCAATCAATTGCAGGCAGGCTTGGAACAACTCGCTAGTTCAACTAGTTTGTCTGCTGAACAGTCTAGTCAGATACAGGCCTTATTGACAGGGCTTCCTCAGTTGCAAGCGGCCATCAATCAATTAAATGATAGCCTATCAAGTATTGGAGGAGTTGCTGTAGATACTTCTACTTTATCTAGCCTCTTGACGGAGATGGGTGCTCAAGCTCAAGGCTTGTTGACTGCAGCCCAAGCTGATAAAACAGCCAGCATTGAAGCCTTGCAAGCAACGGCTACCTATCAAAACTTGACAGCTGATCAGCAAGCTGAATTGGTTGGAGCCCTCCAAAATTCACCTTCGACAACAATGACAGGAGCCCAAACGATTTTGGGGCAATTATCTCAACTGAGTCAAGCCTTATCTAGCCTACAAAGTCTTTCTGGCATGGCAACACAAATGACCCAGCTACAATCAGCTGTCGGTCAGATCAACACGGCTGCCAATCAAGCCTTGCCAGGTGCCACAACAGCCATTGAAAACCTATCAAGTAGCTTGAGTCAGGTCGACACCGCCCTGAACCAACAAGTTCTATCAGGAACTCAAGCCTTGACGAGTGGTGTGAATCAACTTCAAACGCAATTATCAAATGGAGCAAGTCAGCTCATGTCAGGAGTAACAGTCTATACCGCAGGTGTTGCCCAACTAGCAGAGGGTGGAGCTCAGTTGGTTGCTAACAACAGTAGTATCCAATCTGGAGGTAGCCAGTTAACATCAGGATTGGCAATTTTAGCTACTAACTCTAGTCAACTTGTCAGCGGTTCAGGACAACTGGCTTCTGGTAGTCAGCAATTAATTGCTGGTGCGGATCAATTAGCAAGTGGCGGTCAAACCTTGACAAACGGTATTTCCAGTCTTCGTACAGGTAGTGAGACCCTAACGAATTCGCTCAGCTCAGCCAGTCAACAACTATCAGTCGTCTCTGTAGAAGACAAAAATGCAAAAGCAGTTTCTCAACCAGTCACCTTGGAACACAGTGACAAAGATGATGTGAAAACCAACGGTGTCGGAATGGCTCCTTACATGGTGTCTGTCGCACTGATGGTTGCAGCCTTATCTGCCAATGTTATTTTTGTCAAACACATTGATAATCGCTCCTACAAGAATCGTTGGGACTGGGCCAAAGGAAAACTCTTGCTCAATGGGATCATTGCCAGCCTAGCAGCATTGATTCTGTACGGTGTTCTTCGCTTGATTGGAATCGAACCGGCTCATCCAATGGCAACCTTGGGATTAATCCTCTTAGCTTCTTGGACCTTCATGGCCCTCGTTACAGCCCTGGTGGGTTGGAATAATCGTTTCGGATCCTTCGCCAGTTTAATTATCTTGTTACTACAGCTTGGCTCAAGTGCAGGTACCTATCCAATTGAACTCAGCCCACGCTTCTTCCAAGTCATTCAGCCCTATCTTCCAATGACCTATTCTGTTTCAGGTCTTCGTCAAACCATTTCTATGGTTGGAAATAGTAGTCATCAAGTTTGGATGCTGAGCCTCTTCTTAGCAGGCTTCATGGGACTAGGTCTTTTGATTTATAATCAGAATAATGAATAA
- a CDS encoding ABC transporter permease, whose amino-acid sequence MRKYLYMTRLTMMNAMQYKAFFLATFVSLAVKILVALYVWKTIFFTQSEVNGFTLQTFTTYIIFANLLASLNSFSLGEDLSYSILKGSIAGEFLRPYSFILALFFKDLGNKLLELIKFAIVFIGIILVHQDFYLPDGQTILLFLVSSILGMFIVQLLDMAFGFLAFFTVNAWGVMLLRMGLFNLASGALLPLSFYPQAVENFLKLLPYNYAVNVPVSILLGQESDLTALGLQVIWIPILACFIALLWSQAKRRIVIFGG is encoded by the coding sequence ATGCGTAAATATCTCTACATGACCCGCCTGACCATGATGAATGCTATGCAGTATAAGGCTTTCTTTCTAGCGACTTTCGTTTCACTGGCAGTGAAGATTTTGGTAGCTCTCTATGTCTGGAAAACCATTTTCTTCACTCAATCAGAAGTCAATGGTTTTACCCTGCAAACCTTTACGACATATATCATCTTTGCTAATCTACTAGCCAGTTTAAATTCTTTCTCACTCGGGGAAGATTTGTCCTACAGCATTTTAAAAGGAAGCATTGCTGGAGAATTTCTCAGACCCTATTCCTTTATCCTAGCCCTCTTTTTCAAAGACCTTGGAAATAAGCTCTTGGAACTGATAAAGTTTGCTATCGTATTTATCGGTATCATACTTGTTCATCAGGATTTTTATCTACCTGACGGCCAGACCATTTTACTCTTTCTGGTCAGCTCCATCCTCGGTATGTTCATCGTTCAACTCCTGGATATGGCTTTTGGCTTCTTAGCATTTTTTACGGTCAATGCCTGGGGAGTCATGCTTCTGAGAATGGGGCTTTTCAATCTAGCTTCTGGAGCGCTTTTGCCACTCAGCTTCTATCCACAGGCTGTGGAAAACTTTTTGAAACTCCTACCCTATAATTATGCAGTTAACGTTCCAGTTTCCATTTTACTAGGACAGGAAAGCGATCTAACTGCTTTGGGATTGCAAGTTATATGGATACCCATTCTAGCCTGCTTCATCGCTCTACTCTGGTCCCAAGCCAAGCGTCGTATTGTCATTTTTGGAGGTTAA
- a CDS encoding ATP-binding cassette domain-containing protein yields MIQAEHLSKTYSIIDKEVGLKGSIKAFFKPKKKAIPAVQDISLEVRKGEIIGYIGSNGSGKSTTIKMLTGVLYPDQGSVRINGLNPQENRKAVNKQIGLLFGQKSHLDWNLPVQESFILHAKIYDVPDKVFKERLTVLIDLLDLADIMKQPIRNLSLGQRVRCEFAAIFIHQPAVVFLDEPTIGLDASVKETIRSFIRYMNQEYQTTFLITSHDMKDIESLCERIFIIDKGKKVYDGSLTVLKERFSTVKTILFSTDKTIEKDLQLEGWEFERIDDFHFEIHYQSKLWSSAQVIEQVFNHYSIEDVTMKELEIETMVRQIYEEGIHA; encoded by the coding sequence ATGATTCAGGCAGAACATCTTTCAAAAACATATTCAATCATTGATAAGGAAGTCGGTCTAAAAGGCTCTATCAAGGCCTTTTTCAAGCCCAAGAAAAAGGCCATCCCTGCTGTTCAAGATATTTCCTTAGAAGTGAGAAAAGGAGAAATCATCGGCTATATCGGCTCCAACGGTTCTGGTAAATCCACCACCATCAAAATGCTGACAGGTGTTCTCTATCCAGACCAGGGTTCCGTCCGCATCAATGGACTCAATCCGCAAGAAAATCGCAAGGCTGTCAACAAGCAAATCGGCCTTCTCTTTGGACAAAAATCTCACTTGGATTGGAACTTGCCTGTCCAGGAATCTTTTATCCTTCACGCAAAAATATATGATGTTCCAGACAAGGTATTCAAAGAGCGATTGACTGTCTTGATTGATCTATTAGACTTGGCAGATATTATGAAGCAACCAATCCGTAATCTGTCACTCGGCCAACGGGTTCGCTGTGAATTTGCGGCTATCTTTATCCACCAGCCTGCCGTTGTTTTTTTGGACGAGCCAACCATCGGCTTGGATGCCAGCGTCAAGGAAACCATTCGCTCCTTCATCCGCTATATGAATCAAGAATACCAGACCACTTTTTTGATTACTTCCCATGATATGAAGGACATCGAGAGCCTCTGTGAGCGGATTTTTATCATTGATAAGGGCAAGAAGGTCTACGATGGTTCGCTGACCGTCCTCAAAGAACGCTTTTCCACAGTCAAGACTATTCTCTTTTCCACAGATAAAACGATTGAAAAAGATTTGCAATTGGAGGGCTGGGAATTTGAACGAATAGATGATTTTCACTTTGAAATCCATTATCAAAGCAAGCTTTGGTCCAGCGCCCAGGTGATTGAGCAAGTTTTCAATCATTATTCAATTGAAGATGTCACCATGAAGGAATTGGAAATCGAAACCATGGTCCGCCAAATTTATGAGGAGGGTATCCATGCGTAA